A stretch of DNA from Myxococcota bacterium:
CGCAACTTTTGCAACCCATGGCAATTTCAATAACCATCTGGGGGTGCCTCTCATGGCATTTCAAGTGACGCCAAAGCACCAAGTAGCTGTTTTTGAGATGGGCATGAGCCATTTTGGGGAAATTGCCAGACTCGCAGAAATCGTCGAGCCGCAGGTGGGACTGATCACAAATATCGGCTCAGCACACGGCGGCGTATTAGGCGGGCCGGATGGAGTTGCTAAAGCCAAAGCAGAGCTTTTTGAGGCCCTAGGGCCTGAGCATATTGGCGTGGTCAATGCCGATGATCCCAGGTGCATGCGCGAAGCTAATATCAAGCTCCATGCAAGGCCCATCTATTTTGGGCAAGCCAGCTGGGCAGATGTACGGATACTGGATTTCGACAGGCCTACCTTCTGCTATAAAGATCACTTGGTTTCCGTTGATCTGCCACTTTTAGGTCATCATAATGTACACAATGCTGCTGCCGCCTTGGCGGTTGTGGTTGCCTTAAATCTAGATTTTGAGACGGCTGCCGCCGGCCTCGAGCAGGTTGAGATGGCGCCCGGCCGACTGAATAAAAAAGTTTTGGAAAATGGCGCTATTATACTGGACGACACCTACAATGCCAATCCTGAATCCATGGAAGCAGGCCTAAGCGTCCTCGCCTCCTTCCAAAACAAACGCCGCATCGCAGTTTTGGGCGATATGGCTGGCCTTGGTGAATCCACAGAAAGCAGACATCACGCGGTTGGTGCAGCCTGTGCGCAAAAGGGCGTAGATTTACTCTTTGCCTGCGGTCCTAACGCCAAGCATTATGCTGAAGGTGCCTTCGAAGCCGGCTTACCTATCGAAAACTTTACCTGGGCGGAAGACAGCCAAAAATTAGGCACACTGGTCCGCCAAGTATTGGATACCAATGACGTTATTTGGGTCAAAGGCTCCAGAATCATGGCCATGGAACAGGCAGTTGAAAATATACAAAAATAGAATATAACTATTCAATGAAATTATTCATATTACTGTTCCTAATATTTTCGATTTCGGCGCCCAAAAAGTCACACGCATTCTTCACCATTGAAGATTGGTCGCTCCCTATGCAAATTCTGGTCTTTGAGACAGCGGTCGTAGCGCATATCGGGCTCTATTACCTAAAAACCAAGTCGATTTTTTCAAAAAGGGACGCTGGAATCGATTTCCTTCGCGATCACGTTGGCGCATTTTTCATCAAAGCTTTGGGCTCTACCATTTCTAAATCGACTGGACCAAAGACTGATAAAGTGGACAACTTGAAAAAAAGCGACGAAAGCTATAAGAAGAACGCCGATTTAACCGCTTCATTGGCGGCGAGAGATAAAGAAGTAGAGCAAATATCAAAAGACCTCGAGATTGCTCAACGAAGAAATAACGACTTCCGACGCAAGCTGTTTCTGCAGACTTTAGATTCAGGCTTTAAAACCATAAAATCCCGACTAGGTGACTCTAATGGATGGTTTGCTCCGCAAGACTCTACCGACGCGGCTCATAAGCTAATTCAAGTGATCGGCGAGTTGCGTAAGCTTTACCCTGGCGACACTGAATTGCAGCTAAAACCCACTGACAGGTGCGATCTGGCTCCTGATTCGAACTTCTATCAGTCAGATGAAGTCGTTCGGCTAGCGAAAGATGCAAATTTGGCGAATTATATCGACGATGCTTTTAAAAAAGAGTTAAGGCGAGTGATTGTCGAAAGCGATGAATACAAGGCATTTCGAAATTATTACGAGCATTTCTTACGCTTGCTCGACATCGATCTTTCATAGTTCGGAAATAGCCATTTGAAATATCCGCAAAAGGGTTTACGAATTTATTCGTGAGACAATCATCCTCGTTGATCTGTTTGGCCTCGATTATTTTATCCGCACCTTCATCGGCGATGTACTCAAGCAAACGTACAGGCAGGGTGGGAACCTCGCCTCCCTTGCGGTCCGCGGCATCACCCCCGCCCCAAATGAGTGCCAGTTTGGATTACGTGCCTCGTCTTACAATGTCCACTGAAACACAAGCTGCTCCAGGGACGCGAGTCGTCTATATACAAACAGATGATCTTATACCCCTAGTCCGGGACGCGAAACCTTTCGTCTACCGCAGAGCTAGTATTTTTACTGCGGTGGCGATCGGTGTTGTGGCTATCCCCTGTCTCTACATGAAAGTTAGAGAGTGGCTGGGTAATAAGGATGTATATCTTGATCTCGGCTCTGCCCTAACCTTTCGGGCAACATTGATGCACGTTTCTAAGCGGGTTGCATCTCAAATCCCGCAAGTTTCAATCTTATTAAGAGTAGTCGGAGACGCTAGCGGCCTGTTCTTTATCGGTTGGCGAGCCGAGCGAGTCATTCAAGATTTGGGCAAGACCTTTCCCGGATGGGTAGAGCCTAAAGGCTCCCGTTGTGATTCGGAGCTTAACCAGTGCCGTGAGCAAATGAGATCAAATAACCAAACAATTGCAACAGATGGTGATGTGCAAGCCGCCCGAATAAACTATTTTAAACAAGAGTTCCTAGTTGAAGCTATTGAAAAAGCAATTCAGCAAATAGAAACTATTTTAAGGCAGTGCTCTAGTGTCCTTTGGGCATCATGTGAACATCATCAGATTTCAAATGTCTTGATTCACCTCACCAAAAAGATGCTCAAAGCCTATCCAGGTATGGTTGACGATTCGACCAACACTTTTGTAGTACAACCAGACATAACACCTCTGCCAACCCGAGAACACAATGTCTATGATGAAGAACTCATCGCAAAATTGGCTTATGATGCCCACCTATCTGAGCGAATTCCTAAAGAAGCAATTGCCATACTACGAGCGGACATCAGCAAATTATGCAAAGGAAAAGAGGGGAAGGAAGCAGACTATATCCTACACTTTCTAAAAGTGCTGGGCATCACGATTTACCCGGACTATTGCCCATTAGAGCTAAACTAGATTTTGCCCCAAACGAACCGTGCCAGATAATGGATCTTTAAGTGCCTTTTTGGTGACCAAAACGACCGTTGAGCCAAACTCGAAGTGTCCAAGCTCATCACCCTTTTTCAAAGCCGGCGCATTCGCGCCATACTCACGCGTGACCACGCCTAGCTTTCTAACATTGGTGGTCAAAGTAGCGTCAAACTTAAGCTTCACTTTACCCACCATGGTCGCGCCAACGGCAACCAAAATGGTGTCTGAATCCAGCCAGCAAACAATGCGCTCGTTCACACAAAACAGCTTGTTAATATTCTTAACCGCCCAAGGATTCACCGGCCATAAATGCCCCGGAATGTAGCGTGCTTTCACCACTTTGGCATCACAAGGCGCGTGAAAGCGATGATAATCCCTAGGTGACAGATAAATGGTCGCATAATGGGCATTGTCAAACTCAGGTACGTGCTCGCCCAGCAGTTCAGCCAAAGTGTAAGACTTGCCCTTAATTTGTAAAAGTACGCCATGGTCAATTTGACCGCACTGTCCAAAAGCGCCATCGCAAGGCGAAACCAGCTCGCCTTCTTCAATGACTCTAAGCCCTGGCTTAAGCTCCCGAATGAAGAAATCTTGCAGGCGTCTAAAGCTATGTAACGGCTCGTTGATCTCAGTAAAATCAACACCGAAAAAACGGCCAAATGCGCCCAATAACCGAACTCTCAAAAAAGTTGGCAAAGGCAAACTGGATAAACGCCCCATCCAACGAGACATTTGATTTTTGGGCAACAAATAAAGATATTTCATTTATCAGTTCACTTGCCGCAAAAACACCACAGTTTCAATGGCCGGCGTAGCGCCAAATAGATCGACAGGCAAAATGCGTTCGACTTCATAACCAGCTTTAAGCAGAACTTTCAAATCTTTAACCATCGAGCTCGGATCACACGATACTAGGACCACACGCAAAGCGCCCATCCCAGCATAAACCTCCGCATCCCCCATCAAGCCTTTCTTAGGCGGATCAAGCACCAACCCAAGCACCGGCTCTCCTCCCTCTCCAGTTCCTGGAGAGGGCCGGGGTGAGGTCCCCACCCCCAAAGCCTCCAACGAGCTCAAACAAACCGCATTAGATTCAATCGCCGTAATCTTGCATTCACCCTTTTTCAAAAGTGCCTTCGCAAATCCCCCGACTCCAGCATAAGCATCAACATAATGCCCCGACCCTTGCCAGAGATAATCGGCAACCAACTCATATAACCGCTGCGCCTGCACTGGATCCGCCTGACAAAAAGCATCCGGATCGACCATCTGGCCATCTTCTAAACTCTGAATCATCTCAGGACCAACGCTTTGCCCAGGCGTGCCACCTAAAATGCTATTGGTTTCATCAGGCTGAACCCGCTCTTTTAACGAAAGCAGTGGCGAGTTTTCAAAAATAAAATCAGGCAATGGCTTTGTGGTGACCAAAATACCAGCAACGCCGTCTAAGCCTGCCCTTAAAATGACCGCCCTAATCGTATCAACACCCGATTGATTTAACACCGGAATCAGCCGTGCAATGGCATCATTAATCGCGGGATTCACGTGCGGGCACTGGCTCGCATCTTCGAAAGTATGTGAGTACGGCACGTAAACCCCCAAACGCAAAAAGCCGGAGAATCCACTCACCATCAACTTAACCTTCTGCCGATATCCCATGCGGTCAGGATGCGGCAAAACGGGGTCTACTTCAAAACTAAGACCTTCTTTATCAAGCGCCGCCACAATGCGATCTCGCTTCACCGTATTTTCTAGCTCGGGTGTCGCATCATGCAATGGACAAGCCGCGCAAGGCCCTCGTCCCGGACAAGTTCGATGGACGTGATGAGGGCCTTTCTTGACATAGCGCCTGGTTTTACCAACCATCAAATTATGTGCTTTAAAATTGCGCTCAAGCCTGAACTCAACAATATCCCCAGGAAAAGCGCCCCGAACGGCATAATCACGTCCTTCAAAAAAAACACGCCCCCGCCCCTCATCATCCATCGTCTCAATCGTAATCACTGCCATTTTAAGCCTTTTTTTATACCCTCTCCATTCGATCGGAGAGGGGGATTTTGACTATGTCAAATGCATGCTTAAAGTCAAAGGGGCGCCGGGGAGGTTCCCCCGTGCCTGTTGGCACACTAAGGGTAGACAGCCCGAGCTTGCAGGGCGCTATGCGCCATGCGTTTTGCTCGGGCGGGGCGTTGCACAACGTTTCAAACGGGTAATACGTGTGCGCGTGTGTATATTAACCGTCCCTGGACCCCGGCTCAAGGCCGGGGTGACAGTTATACTATCAAATAAATCATCCCCAAACTCACCACCGCTACCAACACTGATCCAAACGCGCCCACAGCCAGCGGCTTAAATCCCACCTTCTGAAACGCCTTCAAATCCGTATTCAGCCCTACGCCAGCCATACCAACCAGGATTAAAAACTTGCCCAGCTCATTGCAAAAAGCCACTTGCCCGCTGCTGAAAAAACCGAGGCTGCCGCACCAAGCCAGAGCAAAAAAGCCAAACAAAAACCAGGGGAACGCCCGCAGCGCCCCTGCTTTGCTGCCCGAATAGGCAACCGCCACCACCAAAGCCATCGGGGCAATAAAACAATTTCGAATCAACTTCACAGCAGTTGCGGTCTGTCCTGCCAAGTCCGAAAACATAAAGCCCGCCCCAACCACCTGTGGGGTTGAGTGAATGGCCGTTCCGGCGAAAATGCCAAAGGCCAAATCGCTTGCCCCCAACCAATGACCTAAGGGTGGGTAAATTAAAAGCGCAATCAATCCGCAGAGCGCTACCGTTCCAACAGCATAGGCAGTCTGCTCTTTCGGCGCCTTCATCAAAGGCGCCACAATCGCAATGGCCGTGGTGCCACAAATAGTTGTGCCAATGGCTAGCAGCATCGACAGCATGCTAGGCAGCGCCAACAACTTACCCAGACCATAAATCAGCGTAAAACCAACCAGCATGGTCACCAAAATCACAGCCAAAAGCCCCGAGCCTTGCGCAAATACCGTCTTAAAATTGAGCCCGGCGCCCATCAATACAATGCCTAAGGCTAGAAACTTTTCGGACCACTTAACGCCAGGCTCGCAATGCGCGGGCACCCAGCGAAAATGTCTAAAAGAAATTCCAATAACAATCGCCAGCGCGGATGCCTCAACCGGATGCTTACCGCCAAGCACAAATAAGCCAGATAAGAGCGCAGAGATACCCGCAATAAGCCATAACAACAGCCAACCAGCAAAAAGATTCAACTTAAAGCCTCTCGATAGTAGTTCATGCGAAGTGGCGGTGAATAAAGATGAAGCGTTACCAAGGGCTGAACAGTTTCAGCGTTAGCAATGCGGTGAATATCGCCACCTGCAGCCACGCACAACTCGCCGCTTTGATAAGTATTAACGCCGATTTCCCGAACGGTATCAGCCGTTATAGGCTCATAAACGTGCTCAGTGGCAACACCCGTCATAATGCGAAACGCGCAGTTGGATCCTTGGTGGTCATGTATGGGCGATGACTGTCCAGCCTGCCAACAAATTAACCACAAGTCATACCACTCTGAACCAGCTAATTTTTGGCGTTTGTAATTAACCTCACTGAATTCACACTGAGGCGTTAGTTTTGAGAAAGTTGGAGAGCCCGCAAGTAGGGCCCTTTCTAATCGCTCGAGTTCTGCCGTTTTTGTCAGCGTATTTAAACCCGAGATTAATGAATCTAGGCAAGAAAGCATCCTGAAGTCACCCCAGGATACTCTCTAACAGTATTACCGGCGTTGGAAAGACCGGCCACGACGTTTGTCGTCGAAACGGCCATAGCCGCCGCCACGGTTACGTTTTTGGTCTGGCCTTGGCGCCCTTTCCATTTGGCTCAAACGTTCTGGATCAACACCAATCTTATCTGGCCCTGCCACTTCAAGGCTGCTCAAATACATGGAAAGCAACTTGAGGGTGATTTCAGACTTGTTGGCTGAGTCTTCAATGGTTTGCAAGAACGCTTGCGCGTCTGGATTAACCACTTGAGCACCAAGCTTTTTAGTCAAATCACTCAGCTTATTCTTCTTCACATCTTGAAGGCTCGGAATACGTTTTTGGCCAATCGGGCTACCTGCACCAGCTTGAATCTGCTTCAGCTTATGCATTTCGCGCGGGGTTACCAAAGTCAAAGCGATACCTTTATTGCCTGCACGACCGGTACGACCGATTCTATGCACATAGCTTTCAGTTGCCATTGGCAAATGATAGTTAAACACGTGGCTTACATCGGTCACATTCAAACCGCGGGCCGCAACGTCGGTTGCTACAAGAACGCTGATTTTGCCTTCTTTCAGAGCTGCCAAAACGCGTTCACGTTGGCGTTGCTCTAAATCGCCATGCAATGCAGCGGATGAGTAACCGGCACCTTGCAGTGACTGGTTTAACTGATCGCAATCTGCACGCGTACGGCAAAATACGATGGATTTAGGCGGTTGATAAGCATCAAGCAAACGAATCAAAGCGTTTTTACGCTCGCCTTCTTCTACAATATAAGCTTCTTGCTGAATGTCTTGGTTGGTGATTTCTTTGCCGGAGTTGGTGGTGATCATCAAAGGATCTTTCAAGATCTTTTGTGCCAACTTTTGAATCGCAGGCGGCATGGTAGCTGAGAACAAAAGTGTTTGACGCTCTGCAGGTAAGTATTCAAAAATCGACTGGATATCATCCAAAAAGCCCATATCGAGCATTTCATCTGCTTCGTCCAAAACAACGATTTTTGGGTTCATCTTAGGAATGCGGCGCGAGTTCATCAAATCCAACAAACGACCTGGGGTTGCGACCACAACATGGCCACCTTGCTTAATGGCATCAATTTGACGGGCATAAGAGCTACCGCCAGAAATCGAAACACATTTAATACCGAAAGGCCGGCCGAAGCGCTGAATTTCCTCGCAAACTTGGGTAGCCAACTCTCTCGTTGGCGCAATGACCAACATTTGCACCTGAGGCAAGTTGGCTTGGATTTTCTCAATGGAAGGCCATGCAAAAGCGGCGGTTTTACCTGTACCAGTCTTGGCTTGGCCAATCAAATCGCGTCCTTCCATGATGTGTGGAATGACCTTTTCTTGAATTAAGCTGGGTTTTTCAAAGCCGACGTCTTTGATGACTTTTAAAAGCGTATCGGAGAAATTAAACTGTGCAAACATATGTGTCTCTCTTTTATATGAATAATCTAGAGCCACATGAAAACCAGTTCCAGAATCGGATGTTTAGTTGCCCCAGTCAAATCAGCCTAGCAGGATTTTCAATAAGCGCTAGGGGGTACTTGTCCGCCCATTTTTTTATATTAAATTCATCAACAAATCCAAAATGAACACCTGCCCAATATCAGACTTCATGCCACTTAGCCCTACCACCGCAGCCAAAGCCGAAACCCAATGGCCCACCCTCTCTTATGACCGCTTTCAAACCCAAGTGGAACGCGCCTGCAAAGACCCGGATTACTACCTAGATCAGCGCCAACTAGGAACTTGCGGGCCAATCGCAGTGCTTCATGCTCTAGCCAGCAAAGCAAAAGGTGATTTCGTTAAACTCACAGACGAAGTTTACAAAAACCCAAGCCGCATCCCCGAAGATCTCCGAACCAGCCCCGATTTAAACCGCCGCTCTGATTTTTTAGCGGCCATCTTAGCAACGCATCTTTTGAACGAAGAAAACCATCTGCTTAAATTCCATGCCACAGAAGGCAAACGCGATTTGGTCGCGGGAAGCTCAAGCCCTGGCAATATCAAGCATTGGATTAAAGAGTTCTTCCCCGAAAAAACCATCAAAACCTACAGCTCCTACTTTTGGGGCACTATGGACAACGCCAAAGAAATCAATGCGCTCTGGAGCCACGACAAGCCCGACCCCATCATCTTCGCCGTAGTAAATGCCGCCTGTCTTCAGCCCACGTCCCACCTATTCACCCATAAACTCCCAGGCGTCCTAGCGATGGCAGCCGCGCGCGGCCATTTCATCCAAATCACCTCACCGTTCCACACCGAAAACGACGAAAATATCCAATTCGAAGCCTTCACCTGGGGCGACACCCATCACTACAGCTTCACCGAAAAAGAATTCAGCCGAATGATCCTAGAATTCATCGTAGCGATTTAACCGTCATCCCGGGCACCGACCCGGGATCCGGATCCATGCTCCGTTACTTTACAATAAAAATGCAAAGCATCTACCTAGCGGCAAATTAAAGGTTTAAGAGATTCCATACATCTTCGTAAGTAGTGGAGAAGCGCGCTCTCCCGCCATAATATTTAGCGCAAGCAATGAATGTATCTTTATCAGAAACACCACTAACATCGGACACAGTATGTGAATCAATATATAGTTTGATTAAAAATGAGCTTCCGAGCCGAGAAAATTCAACCCACGGATAGTCTTGGTCTCCCTTCATAACAATCCGGCCAGCGTTAGAATGGATTTGCACTCTATCTGCTAATAACAACTGACCAAAACTCAACAGTGTAATCAAATATAACAATCTCATCACAATAAGTAAAACAATCTGAGGCGCCATTTATGCCAGGAATCTTCTGATCGAACCGAGCCGAGCGAGGCTGAAAAAGCGATTTTAAGACTGCTCACACCGTTAGCGAAGCCCTAGAATGCTTAGGCGGCGCCGGTTATATCGAAGACACTGGCCTGTCCGAACTCTATGCTAGCGCGCTGAAAGCCCTAAAACTCGTTTTTCTGATCAGAACGCCTGAGATCATTCAACATAAACACGAGCTCGTCCAGCGATATGGGCGAAGCAAGCTGCAACACTAAACCCTTTGTGAAGCCAATTTAGTCCGCCCAACCGAGATTTACCGGGTCCACATGTACCGAACGCCTTCTGGGTACCTTTTGATCCAAAATAGGTACGGAATAATCCGAAAACAACGCAAGCAATTTTTCACGAAAATCTGAAGGTATAGCGCTCATATGAAAGGCCATATTTCCAATATTCTGCTCCAAATAGCCACTGTCTCCGACAAAGATCATATGAGGTTCATCTTTCCCAGGCCAAAATAAATTGACCTCGACCACCACGGGATCTTTGTCGCGCGCAATCAACTTAATTATGTTGCAATTGACCTTTTCGACTTGATCGGAAAACATCCAACCTCTGGCAATACCAGTCACTCCCCAGTCAGCAAATAAACAAGGTGCCCAGCATAGCAGCAAAAAAAAATGTGCAAGCTTCAACATTGGGATGGAACGACAGGTGGTGGAGTTTTATTCTGCCTAAGTAAATAGATTTAGCCCCTCACACGGCAAATCCAGGCGTAGAAGCGATAAACCACAACTATGAGGGTTAAATAGACACCGAACAGAATCCCAATGGCAATCGTTATGGCTCCATATGGCATGAGCAGATTATCCACAACTTCTCCATTCTCTCGGATATATGAAAGAGCATTCCCCAAACATGTAATTAGAAAACCTATCCCAATTAAGGCAAAGACCCAGCTCCAACGGTGAACACCTCTTTGGATACTGCGTCCAATAATAAACGTGACGCCCAAAAAACCGGTCGCTACTAAGTAATCGCTATCTACCAACTCAAGGGAGCCAATAAAGATAAGTCCCAGAAAAATTGCCCAATATCGGAGACTGCGTAAAAGATTCCAAAATCGAAAATAGAGTGCCATAAAATTCAGACTTGTATCTCAAAGCCATACTCCATCTGCTATTTCTATCAGATGCATAAGAAAAAGAAACCACCATCACTGGCCGAATTATGCCCGTAGAATTCCCTGAGTTTGGTCGCGGGTGTAGCCTACGTAGATATCATTACTGGAAAGCTCGAGGAAGTAGACGTACCACACGAATCAGAAACGTCGGAATTACCATCTGTCCATAGTTATCCCTTGATTTGATTAAAGACTGGTCATTAGGCTGCAATCAGTTTGTGTTTCATGAACCGTTCACCTTATACTAAACGTCTTTTATTCCATCCTGGGTTTCTTTCAGATTCAGAGCGACGATTAACACGATGGGGATCAGGATATCCGTCCAAAAAATGGCGCCAGCGTTTCCTGGATCGAAGTTATGATGGGAAACCATTTGATAGATATGACCCACCGCTGCGCCCCATAGAAAAATGGCGGTAAAGAGCACACCAGCTTTTTGGAATCCTAAACTGGACCGGAAACCTAAAACGCCTAAAGCGCTCATACCCAAGTTAGCCATCGCTACTTCAAACTCAAAAGGGCTGTAGGCCCAGCCAATCATATTGTCGGTTATGCTTGGAAAGAAAGCATGAAATATAAAAGCCCACAAACCGGCTACGCCAACAGGTAGCAGCAGCAACCAGGCTAATAAAACCGCTTTCGATCGATGTTGAAAACCGATTTGAAAGGCGGATATAATAAGGGCTAACATTAAGCAGACAAGTGGAATGTTGCTCAGAATAAAAGAGATGATTTCCGTAACCATATCTAATTTTACCATTGACTTAAAGTTCGGTGCAATATCCGCCTTCAAATTCGATTTTAACGTTCACGGTGGCACTGACTTCTTGAGGTTCAAACATACCGCTCACCATACATGAAGGACAAAAGCCACTTTGAAATATCTTTCTAGCCGAAGTACCGTCTGTTAATAATCCATCGAGACATAGTTCTTCAGCCTTAACGCAGGGTGGCGGAGGAGGTGAGATTCGAACTCACGGTAGAGTTGCCCCTACGCTGGATTTCAAGTCCAGTGCCTTAAACCGCTCGGCCACCCCTCCACGGGATTTGAATGTTGCTTGCCGCGTTTGTTGGCAATTGGCAAGAGGTTGCCAGACGGAATAAAAAAGTGGCCTGGGCTCGTTGCTGGCTCATGAAAAGAACAAAATTCGCATCAGCTGCTTTATTGCTCTGCCTTGCCCCCGCGGCATTTGCCGGGCAGGCTTTGGTTGTCGGAAACGGGTCGGTTCAAGCGCCGCCCGACTGTGCTACGGTTGAAATTTCCGTGACATCTGAATGTTATCCATCGGCTTTGGCAGCAAGCAACGCCACTGACAAAATGAGCAGAAAGATCTTTGATTTCCTAACAGCCATCCAAGATCCAGCTGACTCGCTCTCAAGCAATGGCGGATTTACACAATCTTTTGTTCGTTTTGTCACCGACAGCGCTGGCCGTTCTGCTCAAACGTGCCATGGCACATTTCAAAAAATGACCACGATCATCATGAATGTCCGAAACCTTAAGGGCTTCGAAGCCAAATTTGCTCGTATGCAAGAAAAGGTGTTCGCCGACTTCCAACCTCCGAAGGGCAACACCGAGTCCGCGCCCATCACTTTCGCAACCATCGGTGCTCCAACCCCAGAGCTATTTCCTGAGCACAAAAAACAAATGGAAATGAAAGCCCGGCGTCTAGCAGTAGAAAATGCCATTAAGCTATTTGAAGCCACCAAGCCTAAACAGTGCGAGATCACCAACTACCGCATTGCCGAAATCAACGACAACATCGCTTCACGCGCGCCTACCTACTCGAACGTCCGAGCAAAGCCAAGCAGTAGTGCATCGACTGCACCCGTTATGTTTGAAACACAAACGGTTGACACCAACGTGAATGTTAAAATCGAATTCGACGGCGGCCACTGCCTCTAAATTATGGCGGGATTAAGTCGTGTGTTTCAATGGCTGCAGAATTCATGAAACACACAAAACTGATTGCCTTACTATTCGCAATTTCAGCACTTCAAGCACAAGCCGGCGGCTCAACTGAACCCACAGCCGTACCGGTTCCCACAGCCACCGCTGAAAGCCATGGTTGCAACGCCTGCATGATCATCGGTGGCATTATCAGCGGCATCGCCGTCGCCTATGGGATCGCTGGCCTGGTTGCTGCTGAGCATTATCACGAACATGATCAAGACTGCTGCTCCGCCAAACTTTTTTGCAACAATACGTTTTCGTTCCCAGAACGCCGTCAAGAAGTGCAAATCAACATTCCTTTTACTTGCAACGCCCAAGGTCCAGGTGAATTCCAATTTTGCATCGAAAACCGCGACCATAAAAAAGAACCTAAATGGACATGGCCAGTTGCCATCACAGCCGGTGTGGCTCTAGGCGCAGGATCTATCGCTCTACTCGGCGCCATCGTTAAAGGCTCCATGGGTTGCTGTGGCGCTCAAGTTCAAGCAACTGCTGCTCAATAACGCCTGAAGACAAAAATGCGCACGATTACTGATTGGTGCGCATTTTCATTTCTGCTATGATGATTTAATGGATAGAAAATTATATCGTTGCAAACATCAAAATACTTTGGCCGGTGTCTGCGCCGGATTCGGCAACTACTGGCGTCTTGATCCAAATCTTATTCGCCTCGCTGTTATATTTTTAGCACTTGCTACAGCAATCTTCCCCTTTGCTATTTTATACTTGGTTTTTTGGGCCGTAATTCCCGAAGAAGAATCCAGCACCATTCATTTTGATAGCCATCGCATCTATCGATCCAGTCGCAACAAAAAGATCGCCGGCGTGTGCGACGGCCTGGCTGAGTTCATGAACTGGAGCACCACCGCGGTCAGACTTTGGACCGCCATCATTGCTGTGCTAACCGGCATTGTCCCCTTAGCCACTGCCTATCTGGTGGCGTGGTTGATCATCCCGCAAAAATAATCCATCGACCAAAATCCCTGGGGCGAAGCTAACAATAGAAATGAAAATTCTATTGATGCTAATCGCCAGTGGCCTGTGTTTCAGCACAGAAGTGGATAACTTTACCGATGTTCATCCACCTCTGGAAGACGGCCGCGAGGGCCTTAATGCGCTGATGGCCGATCACATGAGACAAGCCGTTCAAAACGCAAACCTGGCTGGATCTTGTAACCCATCGGTTATCGAACACAGCCTAATTGCTGAATTCGGTGGCTCCATTGGCCGAATGCTTTGGTCTACTTTAGAAAAAGACTTGGAAACCGCCGACCACATCGATCGAAGGCGCTCCGCAGTCGCTGACTCCATCTACGGCGGCGTACATTTTTGGGACGGCATGTGC
This window harbors:
- a CDS encoding DUF6790 family protein, with protein sequence MVKLDMVTEIISFILSNIPLVCLMLALIISAFQIGFQHRSKAVLLAWLLLLPVGVAGLWAFIFHAFFPSITDNMIGWAYSPFEFEVAMANLGMSALGVLGFRSSLGFQKAGVLFTAIFLWGAAVGHIYQMVSHHNFDPGNAGAIFWTDILIPIVLIVALNLKETQDGIKDV
- a CDS encoding SIMPL domain-containing protein (The SIMPL domain is named for its presence in mouse protein SIMPL (signalling molecule that associates with mouse pelle-like kinase). Bacterial member BP26, from Brucella, was shown to assemble into a channel-like structure, while YggE from E. coli has been associated with resistance to oxidative stress.); the protein is MKRTKFASAALLLCLAPAAFAGQALVVGNGSVQAPPDCATVEISVTSECYPSALAASNATDKMSRKIFDFLTAIQDPADSLSSNGGFTQSFVRFVTDSAGRSAQTCHGTFQKMTTIIMNVRNLKGFEAKFARMQEKVFADFQPPKGNTESAPITFATIGAPTPELFPEHKKQMEMKARRLAVENAIKLFEATKPKQCEITNYRIAEINDNIASRAPTYSNVRAKPSSSASTAPVMFETQTVDTNVNVKIEFDGGHCL
- a CDS encoding PspC domain-containing protein gives rise to the protein MDRKLYRCKHQNTLAGVCAGFGNYWRLDPNLIRLAVIFLALATAIFPFAILYLVFWAVIPEEESSTIHFDSHRIYRSSRNKKIAGVCDGLAEFMNWSTTAVRLWTAIIAVLTGIVPLATAYLVAWLIIPQK